CAACTGAATCTCTGGAAATAATGGTAACGCTGGCTATATCGGTGGCAACTGACATTCCCGTCCGGCTACAGAAAGATATGATAAACCATAGTGCATTAAAAAGATGGTAAAACCACCGAATTAGAACGACATTTGTCGTTAAGCTGGTGCTGTTTTCATGCTGCTCTAAAGTACCATTTTTTCCATAAGCCTTGATAAACCTGAAAAGTCATAATTTTAGATTAGAATTTACAGAAAAAGTCGGCCTTAACGTAGGAGTGCTGATTTATGAGTGATGATATATGTATAATTTGTCATGGACACTTTGAGGTCGAGGTCAAACCAAGTTTATTATCTCATGACAAAATCGCTCTTCCCTGCTTTGAGAGCCATGTTTATGGGAGACCCTGTATAATTGCCTGGTTTGATAATGGACACTTATTTTGCCCGTACTGCAGAAAAAAAGTACCCAAAGAGTTCGCCGAAAGTATAGACAATAGAACCTTTCTCGAGAAAATGACTAACACAGCCACCCAAACAGGTGTTGCTCTCTTGAATGGCGCAAAGATAGCCATGCGTACAATAGCTTCAGCCAGTAAAACTAAGACCGCTATGTGCATGCTAGGCGCGGGAGTGGCGAATTATTACTATAATCCCGACCCTTTTACAGTCTATAAGACTCTTGGTGCATTTGTAGGGGGTGCAGCAGGAGGTACCGTTTTAGGGTCAACAATAGCCAGTATGGGCCCTTTGCCCGTTATCAGGGTTGTTCCAGACCTTGAAGCTATGTCCAGGCTAGCAGAGCTAACTGCTACTATCGGGGCGTTCTTTGATGCAAAAATACAAAGACCCGACAACTCTGTGGCCTTTCTTGGTTTATCAAAAACGACTGCTATTGGTATTTATGGTGTTAGTATTGGTTTAAAAATTGCCAATCAGTTGGGGAGATAGTAGTCACCCGCAATTGCCCCTGCCCCTCAGCACCGGCTTCTCCGGACGAACAAAGACATTCCGCCCATCATCAACCAGGCCCTGAGTGACATGGGTTTCACCCTGTTTTGAAATGACCACCGCCTCAATGTCTGTCTGTTGATTCAGACAGGCAACCGCGTCACTGACAGAGGGTAAAAAGCCAGCGGTACTCCAGATATCACCCGCAACTGAATCTCTGGAAATAATGGTAACGCTCGCTATATCGGTGACGACCGGCATTCCCGTCCGGGTATTCAGCAGGTGATGATAACGTTGCCCGTTGGCATAAAAAAATCGTTCATTGATCCCGGAGGTGACCATCGAGGCATCATTCAGCGCTACAACACGAGAGATTACGCCCCGGTCTGACAGCGGGTTTTGAATACCCACATTCCATGCCTGACTGGCATTATCCGGTGAATGACCAATAGTCAGGACATTCCCCCCCAGGTTAATAAAGCCGTGTTGAACACCCGCCCTTACCAGTTGCCTTTTTATCTGATCCGCAAAGTAACCTTTTGCCACCGCACCCAAATCGATCTCCATATCCGGCAGACCCAGGTAAACCGACTGCTCCTGTTCGTTCAGGATAATATTTTGAGGATCAGCCAGGGGGAGTTTCGCTGATATTTCTTCACGCCCCGGTACTCTTGCTTCTTTAAAACCGATACGCCAGGTTTTGACCAGTGGCCCAATGGCAATATTAAAGACATTGTTTGTGTCTACACTCATCGCCCGTGCTGTTTTTATCAGTTGAAACAAATCCGGCTGAACAACCACAGGCTT
Above is a genomic segment from Endozoicomonas euniceicola containing:
- a CDS encoding E3 ubiquitin protein ligase encodes the protein MSDDICIICHGHFEVEVKPSLLSHDKIALPCFESHVYGRPCIIAWFDNGHLFCPYCRKKVPKEFAESIDNRTFLEKMTNTATQTGVALLNGAKIAMRTIASASKTKTAMCMLGAGVANYYYNPDPFTVYKTLGAFVGGAAGGTVLGSTIASMGPLPVIRVVPDLEAMSRLAELTATIGAFFDAKIQRPDNSVAFLGLSKTTAIGIYGVSIGLKIANQLGR
- a CDS encoding FAD:protein FMN transferase: MKRYQTRFQMMGTFIDLVLYHPEGEQLIKEAYLRLSHYAQRFTVNQPDSELMRVNKNAGVKPVVVQPDLFQLIKTARAMSVDTNNVFNIAIGPLVKTWRIGFKEARVPGREEISAKLPLADPQNIILNEQEQSVYLGLPDMEIDLGAVAKGYFADQIKRQLVRAGVQHGFINLGGNVLTIGHSPDNASQAWNVGIQNPLSDRGVISRVVALNDASMVTSGINERFFYANGQRYHHLLNTRTGMPVVTDIASVTIISRDSVAGDIWSTAGFLPSVSDAVACLNQQTDIEAVVISKQGETHVTQGLVDDGRNVFVRPEKPVLRGRGNCG